Below is a window of Ornithodoros turicata isolate Travis chromosome 7, ASM3712646v1, whole genome shotgun sequence DNA.
CCTTCCCGAGGGCGGTCTCGCCTTGTGCAGGAAAGGTCAATTGAAGCACTATGTGACAACTTAAATTGTGAGGGGCACGGTATCCGGACTTTTCCCGAAGTTCAGCACCTGTCCTAGAGCAACCGATGTTCCCATTGGCACACAGAACTCAATGACAGTTTACTATGAATTCAATCATCATTCAGATCGAGTAATAGCAATGACGACTACAGAACACGGCTCTCTTGACTGGCTTGAATGACTCAACTTGAAGGTGTTCCTACTATCACATTGCCTGTATGGCAGACTTGCACCACTACGGCCAAGCAAAAAATGCCCATTACCGATCAAAAATACGCGGCTCGAGATTTAGCTCGTAAAAATTCGAACAAGCTGGGCATCAGATGCTGGGTAGCCAGTGACAGGGCAGCACCTTTTCTCAGTAACAAAACTATGAATGCAAGCGTAACAGAATACGAAGCCGCTCACTGTAAGCACTGTATCGTCTGATATTTCTTTATAGCAGATCGGACAGGTACCGTCGGCCACGTCAATGTGCCTCCTAGAAGCTGGCACTGGTACAGTCCATTGCGGTTGTCTTTGCGAATACCACCAGTCCAGGAACTGAAGGAGGAATGCCCCAGTGACGAGGGACATGGACATCCCATTCATGACACCTCTGAACAATTTCCACAGCACTGAGCCATTACCCGGCCTGCCAACATCAACGCTATGCGCCATTGCTGACGCCAGTTCAACAGATGCAAACGCAAGCGTCAAAGAATGCACTCGGAACTTTTCGATTGCGTATAAAAGCGTGCAACCGAGGTTCACGCCTTCCCAGCCAAGGTAAAAGTAAGGGTAGAGTTTAATTAACAAACGAGAAAACTTTGCGGGCGTTTGGCTGTTGCGCGCTTCCTGAAAGGCGGCGTCCACTTTTTCTCGCATGTAAGGCAATACAACTAGAGCCAGCAGCGATTTCACGATATGCTTTGTCCGGAATGATCCAGCACAGGCAACTCGCTTCAAGCCATAGTAATGCTCTGAGAAGGAGCTGTGATAGATTTGTAGATGGTACAGCTGAATGACGAGATCAGCAGCAGCGATGAATTCTTCCACGTGTGGTGTCAGAAACGCGAACCTTCCAGGATAATGCTCTGATAGAAATGAGATCAGGTATCGGGCAGCGTTTCTCAACCCATCTGCTAGATTTTCTTGAGCCAAAACTTCGAAGATTGACGGTTTTTCGATTACGTTTGTCACCAAGTGAGCAGCGTACTGCGCC
It encodes the following:
- the LOC135401191 gene encoding peroxisome assembly protein 12-like: MAQYAAHLVTNVIEKPSIFEVLAQENLADGLRNAARYLISFLSEHYPGRFAFLTPHVEEFIAAADLVIQLYHLQIYHSSFSEHYYGLKRVACAGSFRTKHIVKSLLALVVLPYMREKVDAAFQEARNSQTPAKFSRLLIKLYPYFYLGWEGVNLGCTLLYAIEKFRVHSLTLAFASVELASAMAHSVDVGRPGNGSVLWKLFRGVMNGMSMSLVTGAFLLQFLDWWYSQRQPQWTVPVPASRRHIDVADGTCPICYKEISDDTVLTVSGFVFCYACIHSFVTEKRCCPVTGYPASDAQLVRIFTS